Proteins found in one Geomonas subterranea genomic segment:
- the ileS gene encoding isoleucine--tRNA ligase, with protein MDYKDTLNLPITNFPMKGNLPQREPEMLKQWAEVDIHNKIEEAGKGKPRYVLHDGPPYANGHIHIGHALNKILKDIVLKSKRMEGFAAPYVPGWDCHGLPIELQVEKNLGSKKHEISKLEMRKLCREYAAKFVGIQRAEFERLGIFGDWNEPYLTMNASYEGATARELARFAENGGLYKGKKPVHWCSSCGTALAEAEVEYADHKSPSVFVKFPLKEDLGSAVPELSGKKASMVIWTTTPWTLPANLAIAIHPELEYVALALTTGDVVIVADGLKESFLKEIGAEGEVLATFPSRVLEKKLARHPFYDQDSVILLGEHVTLEAGTGCVHTAPGHGQEDYELGLAEGLDIYNPVDNRGRFYENIEFFGGQFVFDANKNVIEKLTEVGALLGSKEISHSYPHCWRCKKPVIFRATEQWFISMEKNDLRGKSLTEINNVNWIPKWGRERIYGMIENRPDWCVSRQRSWGVPIAAFYCKSCGHVMADGKIMHQVADLFAEHTSDIWYDWDAAKFLPEGTSCPSCGKNEFEKEGDILDVWFDSGTSHAAVLELRDNLGSPADMYLEGSDQHRGWFHSSLLASVGTRGRAPYKNVLTHGFVMDGAGRKMSKSVGNVVAPEDVIKKFGADVLRLWVAAQDYRDDLRISQEILTRLSESYRRIRNTCRYILGSIHDFNPDTDCVPFQEMPELDRWAMHHLELLKEKVLASYTDSEFHILYHAVNGFCTVEMSAFYLDILKDRVYTSRKDSLARRSGQTVMYKVLDALVRMVAPVLSFTAEEVWAEMPGTRESSVHLALFPALTPEVKDEALAARWEKIIKIRSEVSKALELARVKKVIGHSLDAAVAIKASGETGALLKDYAEQLAEIFIVSKAGLAGEVSGEVYVAEGVEGLEVGVSAAPGEKCERCWCYSEKLGEDAGHPGICPKCLAAVK; from the coding sequence ATGGATTACAAGGACACTCTCAATCTCCCGATCACCAACTTCCCGATGAAGGGAAATCTCCCCCAGCGCGAGCCCGAGATGCTCAAGCAGTGGGCAGAGGTTGACATACACAACAAGATCGAGGAGGCCGGCAAAGGCAAGCCGCGTTACGTGCTGCACGACGGCCCTCCCTACGCCAACGGCCACATCCATATCGGCCACGCCCTGAACAAGATCCTCAAGGACATCGTTTTAAAGAGCAAGCGGATGGAAGGCTTCGCCGCCCCCTATGTTCCGGGGTGGGACTGCCACGGGCTCCCCATCGAGCTGCAGGTGGAGAAGAACCTCGGCTCCAAGAAGCACGAGATCTCGAAGCTGGAGATGCGCAAACTCTGCCGCGAGTACGCGGCCAAGTTCGTCGGCATCCAGCGCGCCGAGTTCGAGCGGCTGGGGATCTTCGGCGACTGGAACGAACCGTACCTGACCATGAACGCGAGCTACGAGGGGGCGACCGCCCGCGAGCTGGCGCGCTTTGCCGAGAACGGCGGCCTCTACAAGGGAAAGAAACCGGTACACTGGTGCTCCTCCTGCGGCACGGCGCTCGCCGAGGCCGAGGTCGAGTACGCCGACCACAAGTCCCCGTCCGTGTTCGTGAAGTTCCCCCTCAAGGAGGACCTCGGCAGCGCGGTGCCGGAGCTTTCCGGCAAGAAGGCGTCCATGGTGATCTGGACCACCACCCCCTGGACCCTCCCGGCGAACCTCGCCATCGCCATCCATCCCGAACTGGAGTACGTGGCGCTCGCACTCACTACCGGCGACGTGGTCATCGTGGCTGACGGACTGAAGGAGAGCTTCCTGAAGGAGATAGGCGCGGAAGGCGAGGTGCTCGCCACGTTCCCCTCCAGGGTCCTCGAGAAGAAGCTGGCCCGTCACCCGTTCTACGATCAGGATTCCGTGATCCTGCTGGGGGAGCACGTAACCCTGGAAGCAGGTACCGGCTGCGTCCACACCGCGCCCGGCCACGGCCAGGAAGACTACGAGCTGGGGCTCGCGGAAGGGCTCGATATCTACAACCCGGTCGACAACCGCGGCCGCTTCTACGAGAACATCGAGTTCTTCGGCGGCCAGTTCGTCTTCGACGCCAACAAGAACGTGATCGAGAAGCTGACCGAGGTGGGCGCGCTTTTGGGTTCCAAGGAGATTTCCCACTCCTACCCGCACTGCTGGCGCTGCAAGAAGCCGGTCATCTTCCGCGCCACCGAGCAGTGGTTCATCTCCATGGAGAAGAACGACCTGCGCGGCAAGTCGCTCACCGAGATCAACAACGTGAACTGGATCCCGAAGTGGGGACGTGAGCGCATCTACGGCATGATCGAGAACCGTCCCGACTGGTGCGTTTCCCGCCAGCGCTCCTGGGGCGTCCCCATCGCCGCCTTCTACTGCAAGAGCTGCGGCCATGTCATGGCCGACGGCAAGATCATGCACCAGGTCGCCGACCTCTTCGCCGAGCACACCTCGGACATCTGGTACGACTGGGACGCCGCGAAGTTCCTCCCGGAAGGGACCAGCTGCCCCTCCTGCGGCAAGAACGAGTTCGAGAAGGAAGGGGACATCCTCGACGTCTGGTTCGACTCCGGCACCTCGCACGCCGCCGTGCTCGAGCTGCGCGACAACCTCGGCTCTCCTGCCGACATGTACCTGGAAGGTAGCGACCAGCACCGCGGCTGGTTCCACTCCTCGCTTCTGGCCAGCGTCGGCACCCGCGGCCGCGCCCCCTACAAGAACGTGCTCACCCACGGCTTCGTCATGGACGGCGCCGGTAGGAAGATGAGCAAGTCCGTGGGGAACGTGGTGGCACCCGAGGACGTCATCAAGAAGTTCGGCGCCGACGTGCTCCGCCTCTGGGTCGCCGCGCAGGACTACCGCGACGATCTGCGCATCTCCCAGGAGATCCTGACCCGGCTCTCGGAGAGCTACCGCCGCATCAGGAACACCTGCCGTTACATCCTGGGCAGCATCCACGACTTCAACCCGGACACCGACTGTGTCCCGTTCCAGGAGATGCCGGAGCTGGACCGCTGGGCCATGCACCATCTGGAGCTTTTGAAGGAGAAGGTGCTCGCCTCCTACACCGACAGCGAGTTCCACATCCTCTACCACGCGGTGAACGGCTTCTGCACCGTCGAGATGAGCGCCTTCTACCTCGACATCCTCAAGGACCGCGTCTACACCTCCAGGAAGGATTCGCTGGCCAGGAGAAGCGGCCAGACCGTCATGTACAAGGTGCTCGACGCCCTGGTGCGCATGGTCGCGCCGGTGCTTTCCTTCACCGCCGAGGAGGTCTGGGCCGAGATGCCCGGCACCCGCGAGAGCAGTGTGCACCTGGCGCTCTTCCCGGCGCTCACCCCGGAGGTCAAGGACGAGGCGCTGGCCGCCCGCTGGGAGAAGATCATCAAGATCCGCTCCGAGGTTTCCAAGGCGCTCGAACTCGCCCGCGTCAAGAAGGTCATCGGGCACTCCCTCGACGCCGCCGTCGCCATCAAGGCGTCCGGCGAGACCGGGGCGCTGCTGAAGGATTACGCGGAGCAACTCGCCGAGATCTTCATCGTCTCGAAGGCGGGGCTTGCCGGCGAAGTCTCCGGGGAGGTTTACGTCGCGGAAGGGGTGGAAGGGCTCGAGGTGGGCGTGAGCGCCGCCCCCGGGGAAAAGTGCGAGCGCTGCTGGTGCTACAGCGAGAAGCTGGGAGAAGATGCCGGACACCCGGGCATCTGCCCGAAGTGTCTCGCGGCCGTGAAATAG
- a CDS encoding KUP/HAK/KT family potassium transporter has translation MSQKTELSYWGGIVKALGLVFGDIGTSPIYTLTVVFTLTKPTLSNVYGILCLVFWTMTILVTAEYAWLAMSLGKKGQGGEIVLREIIIKLFRQGRILAFAGFLSFLGVSLLLGDGVITPAISILSAVEGLLLIPGLEATPQGVLVGIAAMIAITLFFFQSRGTDKITGIFGPIMILYFGALFVSGLVSVSGTPEIVGAINPVHAVNFFRENGIAGYFVLSEVILCATGGEALYADMGHLGKKPIIRAWYFVFAALYMNYLGQGAFLLQHPGSKNILFSMIQSESSLLYIPFLILTIFATIIASQSIISGVFSIVYQGITTRLMPLFKVDYTSTHMQSQIYIGAVNWTLMCAVIFVMFFFQKSGNLAAAYGMAVTGSMTITAIMMIMVFSRTTKKWKVPVVCVIAVIDVIYFTATFPKFAHGAYWSIILASIPFITIQVWTNGQRHLYRALRPLDLDIFLLSYEQIYAKAKNIPGTALFFIKAIDVIPPYIVHCMIRSNIIYERNVLISILRTDEPFGNIVHHKKDVGTGLEFFQISAGYMEVLDIEKQLKENGIQEKVIFYGVEDIETRNPVWKLFDLIKKVTPNFVQFNKLPAAKLQGVVTRVEM, from the coding sequence ATGAGCCAGAAAACCGAACTTTCCTACTGGGGCGGCATCGTCAAGGCGCTCGGCCTCGTGTTCGGCGACATCGGCACGAGCCCCATATATACCCTCACCGTCGTCTTCACCCTGACCAAGCCCACACTCTCCAACGTGTACGGCATCCTCTGCCTGGTCTTTTGGACCATGACCATCCTGGTCACGGCGGAGTACGCCTGGCTCGCCATGAGCCTCGGCAAGAAGGGGCAGGGGGGAGAGATCGTGCTCCGGGAGATCATCATCAAGCTCTTCCGGCAGGGGCGCATCCTCGCCTTCGCGGGTTTCCTCTCCTTCCTGGGGGTCTCGCTCCTTTTGGGCGACGGCGTCATCACCCCCGCCATCTCGATACTCTCGGCGGTGGAGGGTCTGCTGCTCATCCCGGGCCTGGAAGCGACCCCGCAGGGAGTCCTCGTCGGCATCGCCGCGATGATCGCCATCACCCTCTTCTTCTTCCAGTCGCGCGGCACGGACAAGATCACCGGCATCTTCGGCCCGATCATGATCCTGTACTTCGGGGCGCTCTTCGTCTCGGGCCTGGTCTCCGTTTCCGGGACCCCGGAGATCGTCGGCGCCATAAACCCCGTCCACGCGGTCAACTTCTTCCGGGAGAACGGCATCGCCGGCTATTTCGTGCTCTCCGAGGTGATCCTGTGCGCCACCGGCGGCGAGGCCCTCTACGCCGACATGGGGCACCTCGGGAAGAAACCGATCATCCGCGCCTGGTATTTCGTCTTCGCCGCGCTGTACATGAACTACCTGGGCCAGGGGGCATTCCTGCTGCAGCACCCGGGGAGCAAGAACATCCTGTTCTCCATGATCCAGAGCGAGTCATCGCTCTTATACATCCCGTTCCTGATCCTCACCATCTTCGCCACCATCATCGCGTCGCAGTCCATCATCAGCGGCGTCTTCTCCATCGTCTACCAGGGGATCACCACGCGCCTCATGCCCCTTTTCAAGGTCGATTACACCTCGACCCACATGCAGTCGCAGATCTACATCGGCGCGGTGAACTGGACCCTCATGTGCGCGGTCATCTTCGTCATGTTCTTCTTCCAGAAGTCCGGGAACCTGGCGGCCGCCTACGGCATGGCGGTCACCGGCTCCATGACCATCACCGCCATCATGATGATCATGGTCTTCTCGCGGACCACCAAGAAGTGGAAGGTACCGGTCGTCTGCGTCATCGCCGTCATCGACGTCATCTACTTCACCGCGACCTTCCCGAAATTCGCGCACGGCGCCTACTGGTCCATCATCCTGGCCTCGATCCCGTTCATCACCATCCAGGTCTGGACCAACGGCCAGCGCCACCTCTACCGGGCCCTGCGCCCGCTCGACCTCGACATCTTCCTCCTCTCCTACGAGCAGATCTACGCCAAGGCGAAGAACATCCCGGGAACCGCGCTCTTCTTCATCAAGGCGATCGACGTGATCCCCCCGTACATCGTGCACTGCATGATCCGCTCGAACATCATCTACGAGCGGAACGTGCTCATCTCGATCCTGCGCACCGACGAGCCCTTCGGCAACATCGTGCACCACAAGAAGGACGTCGGCACGGGCCTGGAGTTCTTCCAGATCAGCGCGGGGTACATGGAGGTGCTGGACATAGAGAAGCAGCTCAAGGAGAACGGCATCCAGGAGAAGGTCATCTTCTACGGCGTAGAGGACATCGAGACCAGGAACCCGGTCTGGAAACTGTTCGACCTGATCAAGAAGGTGACGCCGAACTTCGTGCAGTTCAACAAGCTTCCCGCCGCCAAGCTGCAGGGGGTCGTGACTCGGGTGGAAATGTAG
- the ybgC gene encoding tol-pal system-associated acyl-CoA thioesterase, translating into MEVRIYYEDTDAGGVVYHSNYISYMERARTEFLRGHGLSVREMHDMGIIFPVVAIEANFRAPARLDDLLVVRTQIATLKNSSFTVAQQVVRKEDDKLLVEAKVTLACVSPEMKARRLPNEIRELFTRLLEENPQEG; encoded by the coding sequence ATGGAAGTAAGGATCTACTACGAGGACACCGACGCGGGGGGGGTGGTCTACCACTCCAACTACATAAGCTACATGGAACGGGCCAGGACGGAATTCCTCAGGGGGCACGGGCTGTCGGTGCGCGAGATGCACGACATGGGGATCATCTTCCCGGTGGTCGCCATCGAGGCGAACTTCCGCGCGCCGGCGCGGCTGGACGACCTCCTGGTGGTGCGCACCCAGATCGCCACGCTGAAAAACAGTTCGTTCACGGTGGCGCAGCAGGTGGTCAGGAAGGAAGACGACAAGCTGCTGGTGGAGGCGAAGGTGACGCTGGCGTGCGTGAGTCCGGAGATGAAGGCGCGGCGCCTCCCCAACGAGATCAGGGAGCTGTTCACGAGGCTCTTGGAGGAGAATCCGCAGGAGGGTTGA
- a CDS encoding KUP/HAK/KT family potassium transporter: protein MQKHEQSYWGGIVKSMGLVFGDIGTSPIYTLSVIFALTKPTPDNIYGILSLIVWTLFVLVTVEYAWLAMSLGRKGEGGTIVLKEILVRMLKGGRAMGVIGLLSFVGVSLLLGDGVITPAISILSAVEGLELIPATANLSQAGVIAIAATIAIILFIFQSKGTDKVAGAFGPLMVLWFSALTLSGVIAIAGHPEVLKSISPWYAIKFFLDNGMSAFFVLSEVILCATGGEALYADMGHLGRKPIVRAWYFVFVALVINYLGQGAFLLEHQHEKNTLFAMIHDQSPYLYIPFLLLTILATVIASQALISGVFSIIYQGITTRIMPLMKVDYTSSHLKSQIYIGSVNWTLMVMVIFIMLLFGKSENLAAAYGLAVTGSMTITGIMMTLIFANTTKKWKVPIAIAVTLVDFVFLIANLNKLPHGGYWSLILASVPFLTILLWTKGQRALYRALKPLDVDTFLMSYEQIYAKNRTIAGVGLFFTREWAVVPPYVVHCIIRSNIIYERNVFISIIRTDEPFGVSYKLTEKRGSGLDSFEIYAGYMEVIDIESLLKKNNINEKVIFYGVEDITTNNPIWKIFNAIKKLSPNFVQFNQLPASKLQGVLTRVEM, encoded by the coding sequence ATGCAGAAACACGAACAATCATACTGGGGCGGGATAGTGAAATCGATGGGCCTTGTTTTCGGCGACATCGGCACGAGCCCCATCTATACCCTTTCCGTCATCTTCGCCCTTACCAAACCGACGCCCGACAACATCTACGGCATCCTGTCGCTGATCGTGTGGACCCTGTTCGTCCTGGTCACCGTCGAGTACGCCTGGCTCGCCATGAGCCTCGGGAGAAAGGGTGAAGGGGGGACCATCGTCTTGAAGGAGATCCTGGTCCGCATGCTCAAGGGGGGGCGCGCCATGGGGGTCATCGGCCTGCTCTCCTTCGTCGGGGTCTCCCTGCTCTTGGGCGACGGCGTCATCACGCCCGCCATTTCCATACTTTCCGCCGTCGAGGGTCTGGAGCTGATACCGGCCACGGCAAACCTGTCGCAGGCCGGCGTGATCGCCATTGCCGCCACCATCGCCATCATCCTCTTCATCTTCCAGTCCAAGGGAACCGACAAGGTGGCAGGCGCCTTCGGCCCCCTGATGGTGCTCTGGTTCTCGGCCCTCACCCTCTCCGGCGTGATCGCCATCGCCGGGCATCCCGAGGTGCTCAAGTCCATCTCCCCCTGGTACGCCATCAAGTTCTTCCTCGACAACGGCATGTCCGCCTTCTTCGTCCTCTCCGAGGTGATCCTGTGCGCCACCGGGGGCGAGGCGCTCTACGCCGACATGGGGCACCTGGGGAGAAAGCCGATCGTGCGGGCGTGGTACTTCGTCTTCGTCGCGCTGGTGATCAACTACCTGGGCCAGGGGGCCTTCCTTTTGGAGCACCAGCACGAAAAGAACACCCTCTTCGCCATGATCCACGACCAGTCCCCATACCTTTACATCCCCTTCCTGCTGCTCACCATCCTGGCCACGGTGATCGCCTCGCAGGCGCTCATCAGCGGCGTGTTCTCGATCATCTACCAGGGGATCACCACCAGGATCATGCCGCTCATGAAGGTGGACTACACCTCGAGCCACCTGAAGTCCCAGATCTACATCGGCTCGGTGAACTGGACCCTCATGGTGATGGTCATCTTCATCATGCTGCTCTTCGGCAAGTCCGAGAACCTGGCGGCGGCCTACGGCCTCGCCGTCACCGGCAGCATGACCATCACCGGGATCATGATGACCCTGATCTTCGCCAACACCACCAAGAAGTGGAAGGTCCCGATCGCCATCGCCGTCACCCTGGTCGACTTCGTGTTCCTCATCGCCAACCTGAACAAGCTGCCGCACGGCGGCTACTGGTCCTTGATCCTCGCCTCGGTCCCCTTCCTGACCATCCTGCTCTGGACCAAGGGGCAGCGCGCCCTGTACCGGGCCCTCAAGCCGCTCGATGTTGACACCTTCCTCATGTCCTACGAGCAGATCTACGCCAAGAACCGCACCATCGCGGGGGTCGGCCTGTTCTTCACCCGGGAGTGGGCGGTGGTGCCCCCCTACGTGGTGCACTGCATCATCCGCAGCAACATCATCTACGAGAGGAACGTCTTCATCTCCATCATCAGGACCGACGAACCGTTCGGCGTCTCCTACAAGCTGACCGAGAAGCGCGGCAGCGGGCTGGACTCCTTCGAGATCTACGCCGGGTACATGGAGGTGATCGACATCGAGAGCCTGCTGAAGAAGAACAACATCAACGAGAAGGTCATCTTCTACGGAGTCGAGGACATAACCACCAACAACCCCATCTGGAAGATCTTCAACGCCATCAAGAAATTGAGCCCGAACTTCGTCCAGTTCAACCAGCTTCCCGCCAGCAAACTGCAGGGGGTCCTGACCCGGGTCGAGATGTAA
- the mtnA gene encoding S-methyl-5-thioribose-1-phosphate isomerase has protein sequence MSFRTIEWRDNKVIMIDQTRLPAEEVYNEYTDFQGVAEAIRGMVVRGAPAIGIAAAMGVALGAREIIADSFDTFYRQLENVCEVLGRTRPTAVNLFWGLERMKRVALQHKELDLNSIREILKAEAISIEAEDLAICKEIGRHGAALVKEGSSILTHCNAGGLATAGYGTALGVIRAAHEAGKNIRVFADETRPWLQGARLTAWELMKDSIPVTLISDNMAGWLMKSGQIDFCVVGADRIAANGDTANKIGTYSVAVLAKENRIPFYVAAPISTLDLKLANGDQIPIEERSSEEVTRVQGVTIAPEGVKVRNPAFDVTPARYITGIITEKGVVRGDYERELKALVGL, from the coding sequence ATGTCCTTCAGAACCATAGAGTGGCGCGACAACAAGGTGATCATGATAGACCAGACCAGGCTCCCGGCCGAGGAGGTCTACAACGAATACACGGACTTCCAGGGAGTCGCGGAGGCGATCCGCGGCATGGTGGTCCGCGGAGCCCCGGCCATCGGCATCGCCGCCGCCATGGGGGTGGCGCTGGGGGCGCGCGAGATCATCGCGGACAGCTTCGACACCTTCTACCGCCAGCTCGAGAACGTCTGCGAAGTGCTCGGACGCACCCGCCCCACCGCGGTCAACCTCTTTTGGGGACTGGAGCGGATGAAACGGGTGGCACTGCAGCACAAGGAACTCGACCTCAACTCGATCCGTGAAATCCTGAAGGCGGAGGCGATCAGCATCGAGGCGGAAGACCTCGCCATCTGCAAGGAGATCGGCCGCCACGGCGCCGCCCTGGTCAAGGAGGGATCGTCCATCCTCACCCACTGCAACGCCGGGGGGCTGGCCACCGCCGGCTACGGCACCGCCCTGGGGGTGATCCGCGCCGCGCACGAGGCGGGGAAGAACATCCGCGTCTTCGCCGACGAGACCCGCCCCTGGCTCCAGGGCGCGCGCCTCACCGCCTGGGAATTGATGAAGGACTCCATCCCGGTCACCCTGATCTCGGACAACATGGCCGGATGGCTCATGAAGAGCGGGCAGATCGACTTCTGCGTGGTCGGCGCCGACCGCATCGCCGCCAACGGCGACACCGCCAACAAGATCGGCACCTACTCCGTCGCCGTTCTGGCCAAGGAGAACCGGATCCCGTTCTACGTGGCCGCGCCGATCTCCACCCTGGACCTGAAACTCGCCAACGGGGACCAGATCCCGATCGAGGAGCGGAGCTCCGAGGAGGTCACCAGGGTGCAGGGGGTCACCATCGCGCCCGAGGGGGTCAAGGTCAGAAACCCCGCATTCGACGTCACCCCCGCCCGCTACATCACCGGCATCATCACCGAAAAAGGGGTCGTGCGCGGCGACTACGAGAGGGAACTGAAGGCACTGGTAGGTCTATGA
- the lspA gene encoding signal peptidase II, which yields MKPKYIILAAVSALVLVLDQLSKVYIDRSMTLHSSYPVIEGFFNITYLRNKGAAFGILASSSYRLPFFLMVSTIAVIVILVAVSRMRDDQTWNVASLSLIFSGALGNMIDRVRLGEVIDFLDVHWKGHHWPAFNIADSAICVGVFILAVDMILEERREKQKTPPTESQ from the coding sequence ATGAAACCAAAATACATCATCCTCGCGGCGGTATCGGCACTGGTGCTGGTCCTGGACCAGTTGAGCAAGGTCTACATCGACCGGAGCATGACCCTGCACAGCTCCTATCCCGTCATCGAGGGATTCTTCAACATCACCTATCTGCGCAACAAGGGGGCCGCCTTCGGGATCCTGGCCTCCTCGAGCTACCGGCTCCCCTTCTTCCTGATGGTCTCGACCATCGCGGTGATCGTGATCCTGGTTGCGGTCAGCAGGATGCGGGACGACCAGACCTGGAACGTCGCATCCCTGTCGCTCATCTTTTCGGGTGCCTTGGGCAACATGATCGACCGCGTCCGCCTGGGCGAGGTCATCGACTTCCTGGACGTGCACTGGAAGGGGCACCACTGGCCCGCCTTCAACATCGCCGACTCCGCCATCTGCGTCGGTGTCTTCATCCTGGCCGTCGATATGATCCTCGAGGAGCGCAGGGAAAAGCAGAAGACACCACCCACAGAAAGCCAGTAG
- the gatB gene encoding Asp-tRNA(Asn)/Glu-tRNA(Gln) amidotransferase subunit GatB → MKYQVVIGLEVHTQLTTNTKIFCGCSTRFGAEPNSQTCPVCLGFPGALPVLNKQVVENAILAGLATNCSITQRNVFARKNYFYPDLPKGYQISQFDLPICQHGHLDIEVEGEKKRIGITRIHMEEDAGKLVHADIPGVDDSCVDLNRACTPLLEIVSEPDMRSPDEAIAYLKKLHQIVMYLGICDGNLEEGSFRCDANVSLMPVGSTVFGTRAELKNINSFKFIKQAIEYEIERQAEILDDGGKVIQETRLFDPNTGTTRSMRGKEEAHDYRYFPDPDLVPVLIPDQWIEDVRATLPELPEAKRARYVAELGLPEYDAEVLVSSRELAQYYEETVALFPQAKTVSNWVMGEVSRALNEDNNRSITDCPVTPALLADLLKLMEKGTISGKIAKTVFDEMYKSGKAPEKIVEEKGLVQVSDTGAIEAMVDEVLKNNPGQVEQYRGGKETVFGFFVGQVMRASKGKANPAVVNELLLKKLQA, encoded by the coding sequence ATGAAATATCAGGTTGTCATCGGGCTTGAGGTGCACACCCAGCTCACCACCAACACCAAGATCTTCTGCGGCTGCTCGACCCGCTTCGGAGCCGAGCCGAACTCGCAGACCTGCCCGGTCTGCCTCGGCTTTCCCGGCGCCCTCCCGGTCCTCAACAAGCAGGTGGTGGAAAACGCCATCCTCGCCGGCCTCGCCACCAACTGCTCGATCACCCAGAGAAACGTCTTCGCCCGGAAGAACTACTTCTACCCGGACCTCCCCAAGGGGTACCAGATCAGCCAGTTCGACCTCCCCATCTGCCAGCACGGCCACCTGGACATCGAGGTGGAGGGCGAGAAGAAACGGATCGGCATCACCCGCATCCACATGGAGGAGGACGCCGGCAAGCTGGTGCACGCGGACATCCCCGGGGTGGACGACTCCTGCGTCGACCTGAACCGCGCCTGCACGCCGCTCCTGGAGATCGTCTCCGAGCCGGACATGCGCTCGCCGGACGAGGCCATCGCCTATCTCAAGAAGCTGCACCAGATCGTCATGTACCTCGGCATCTGCGACGGCAACCTCGAGGAGGGTAGCTTCCGCTGCGACGCCAACGTCTCGCTCATGCCGGTCGGCTCCACCGTCTTCGGCACCCGCGCGGAGCTCAAAAACATCAACTCCTTCAAGTTCATCAAGCAGGCGATCGAGTACGAGATCGAGCGCCAGGCGGAGATCCTCGACGACGGCGGCAAGGTGATCCAGGAGACCCGTCTCTTCGACCCGAACACCGGCACCACCCGCTCCATGCGCGGCAAGGAGGAGGCGCACGACTACCGCTATTTCCCGGACCCGGACCTCGTTCCGGTATTGATCCCGGACCAGTGGATCGAGGACGTGCGCGCCACGCTGCCGGAACTCCCTGAGGCGAAGCGGGCCCGCTACGTCGCGGAACTGGGTCTTCCCGAGTACGACGCCGAGGTGCTGGTGTCGAGCCGCGAGCTGGCGCAGTACTACGAGGAGACGGTGGCCCTGTTCCCGCAGGCGAAGACCGTCTCCAACTGGGTCATGGGTGAAGTCTCCCGCGCGCTCAACGAGGACAACAACCGCTCCATCACCGACTGCCCGGTGACGCCGGCGCTCCTGGCCGACCTGCTGAAGCTGATGGAGAAGGGGACCATCTCCGGCAAGATCGCCAAGACCGTCTTCGACGAGATGTACAAGAGCGGCAAGGCGCCGGAGAAGATCGTCGAGGAGAAAGGGCTGGTGCAGGTTTCCGATACCGGCGCCATCGAGGCGATGGTTGACGAAGTGCTAAAGAACAACCCGGGCCAGGTCGAACAGTACCGGGGCGGCAAGGAAACCGTCTTCGGGTTCTTCGTCGGTCAGGTCATGCGCGCCTCCAAGGGGAAGGCCAACCCCGCCGTGGTGAACGAGCTGCTGCTGAAGAAGCTTCAGGCGTAA